The DNA segment gatatcatggttaataccagtacttacagggttaaaaacagtcagatatcatggttaataccagtacctacagggttaaaaacagtctgatatcatggttaataccagtacctacagggttaacaacagtcagatatcatggttaataccagtacctacagggttaaaaaaagtcagatatcatggttaataccaggacctacagggttaaaaacagtcagatataaTTCTTTAtcaccagtacctacagggttaaaaacagtcagatatcatgattaataccagtacctacagggttaaaacagtcagatatcatggttaataccagtacctacagggttaaaaacagtcagatatcatggttaataccagtacctacagggttaaaacagtcagatatcatggttaataccagtacctacagggttaacaacagtcagaTACCATGGTTAATACCAgcacctacagggttaaaaaaagtcagatatcatggttaataccagtacctacagggttaaaaacagtcagatatcatggttaataccagtacctacagggttaacaacagtcagatatcatggttaataccagtacctacagggttaaaaacagtcagatatcatggttaataccagtacctacagggttaaaaacagtcagatatcatggttaataccagtacctacagggttaaaaacagtcagatatcatggttaataccagtacctacaggttaaaaacagtcagatatcatggttaataccagtacctacagcgttaacaacagtcagatatcatggttaatatcagtacctacagggttaaaaacagtcagatatcatggttaataccagtacctacagggttaaaaacagtcagacatCACAGTTAGAACATCACAATCCTAAATAATATACAGACATGTTTCAGCTTAATGTACAGACATGCAACCATCAATGACAATAACCTGTATAGATAAAGGTTGAATGAACTGAACATTGGACCCTTATTGTCAGAGTAGTTATCATCTCTTACtctgtggtcagtgttattagagcagtagtaTATTACCTTGGGTTGGTCAGTGGGGTGCCGTCCACCCATATCAAGGTCCcctcagtaacagagtcagtcagaccaatccagACTCCCTTGTTCAGGTTGAAGAGAAACTCCTGTTGTTGAAAAAGATAAATATATATACGTATACGccttgcatctctctctctctctctctctctctctctctctcacctgttccTTATCACTGTTTATGATCAccaggtctgctcctctctccagacagtCCTCTCTGCTCTTCTTCCAGGTTTTAGTCTCAGTAGACAGGAAGTACCAACTGGAATCAAACTTCTGCCAGCCTTCAGAACAGGTTTGTTCTACAAGATGAAAACATGAATTTCCTTCAACTTATCACACTGGATACTTCATGAAAGAATACAGACACACGATAAGGTGTGTTGGATTAATGAAAATGTGTTACTGTAGGTTTACTCACTGAGATTGGTAAACCTCCCACTAAGAAaatctctctcagtctgtagctggtctctctctttagtcagggtgttgtaactggtctgtagctggtctctctctttagtcagggtgttgtaactggtctgcagctggtctctctctttagtcagggtgttgtaactggtctgtagctggtctctctctttagtcagggtgttgtaactggtctgcagctggtctctctctttagtcagggtgttgtagctggtctgtagctggtctctctctttagtcagggtgttgtaactggtctgtagctggtctctctctttagtcagggtgttgtaactggcctgtagctggtctctctctttagtcaggatcttgtaactggtctgtagctggtctctctctttagtcagggtgttgtaactggtctgtagctggtctctctctttagtcagggtgttgtaactggtctgaggctgttctctctctgttgagTTGTGATGACCAATGACTTCATCTGTATAAAGGAAAAGTTAATCAAACATTTAACTACCACACCATTGATGATTAAGTATGATTAAGTAGGCTACATAAGTCTCAGTGACAACATACTAAACttacagtagacagacaggcctatgatcccagccagtaggagaacacacagcagccccagacacactgcagcaACTCCAGAGGGTCTCTTCCACCACTGAACATGTACTGAATAACATATTGTTAAAGTAAGATCTGTGGTTATGTGTTTTACTGTATCATCCAGGATTGGGACAAATAAAGATATAGTACTACAGGGTAATCACACCTGTAATGTGTTGTTTGTGTTATTTTTTGGTGTGTgttaatgcgtgtgtgtgtgtgtgagtgtgttcgtGCAATCTTACCAGAAGCAACAACTCCATTTCTTGGACTGGGCTTGAAGGCTCTTACGTTGGCATATAATTTTCCATCAATGTCTGTGTTCTTCATTGCATCAGGCTCATCGTCTTCAAATCCATCTGAGTTTTCATAGACTCCCTCTGACATCTTAACACACTTGTGGTCAAATACAGTAACTTCTATTTCTAACCTCAACTCTAATGTACGTCTCTAGCTGTGTCGTCTCCCTGCACTGTTCTGTATCTGTGTGACTTTAGGTTGTGAAACTCTTTATCAGTCAACTAAAGTGTGATATTAACACAACACTGGCCACCAcgtgactcccaccagccttagtttgatcatatactacatgatatgactcccaccagccttagtttgatcatatactacatgatatgactcccaccagccttagtttataatataatacatgatatgactcccaccagccttagtttgatcatatactacatgatatgactcccaccagccttagtttgataatataatacatgatatgactcccaccagccttagtttgatcatatactacatgatatgactcccaccagccttagtttataatataatacatgatatgactcccaccagccttagtttataatataatacatgatatgactcccaccagccttagtttataatatactacatgatatgactcccaccagccttagtttataatataatacatgatatgactcccaccagccttagtttataatatactacatgatatgactcccaccagccttagtttataatataatacatgatatgactcccaccagtcttagtgtgataatataatacatgatattactcccaccagccttagtgtgataatataatacatgatatgactcccaccagtcttagtgtgataatataatacatgatattactcccaccagccttagtttataatataatacatgatatgactcccaccagtcttagtgtgataatataatacatgatattactcccaccagccttagtgtgataatataatacatgatatgactcccaccagccttagtttataatataatacatgatattactcccaccagccttagtttataatataatacatgatattactcccaccagccttagtttataatataatacatgatatgactcccaccagc comes from the Salmo trutta chromosome 4, fSalTru1.1, whole genome shotgun sequence genome and includes:
- the LOC115191689 gene encoding C-type lectin domain family 4 member E-like translates to QTSYNTLTKERDQLQTERDFLSGRFTNLKQTCSEGWQKFDSSWYFLSTETKTWKKSREDCLERGADLVIINSDKEQEFLFNLNKGVWIGLTDSVTEGTLIWVDGTPLTNPRYWSPYQPDNGGDKPEEYGEEDCVHIHKEQSPRKSWNDLSCDSKLNWVCEKVV